One genomic region from Phragmites australis chromosome 1, lpPhrAust1.1, whole genome shotgun sequence encodes:
- the LOC133917741 gene encoding actin cytoskeleton-regulatory complex protein PAN1-like → MSGGGGGGARGAAGPVPASARKLVQGLKEIVNRPDAEIYAALRECGMDPDEAVSRLLSQDTFQEVKSKRDKKKEVKETPEPRSRGASNSNSRTIRGGADRTGRGSSVQSGSSGADYMTSRSSILGPSARATNSTQKQSVPSFSANKDVVPNGSVGSPQSSSGFQHNWCGVPGQMSMADIVKMGRPQVRSSSKPVAATDASFAGQSQSLSSSFNQSSKQSASTDLPTTFDQGFPALQDPIPQNVNSSHASAENHQTHENDWFPQDEPAPETQSTSIETSGDPSLSVASLDSSMLVADASNSRENSHAEENSSTVVKSAILSERNLEILEENNQFNDELLQNSSTYQPEVHSYVDDEVEFSNVDVESAAAKFQHLSVQNEDIAATESAEDIPAVILPDHLQVASVDCAHLSFGSFESGAFSGLLSSNVPKNGLEEVPIADESPSVNQIDARNQDYYDNGALNSSANEDVETRVGTNMENIDVPSVSEPDVLRQGALDVPGLQYNLPSVSSHPYSNTTQPSAMDDPQGNTQAQNLSHFSSILQANTLPNSLLGSNLTPLRDFDFSQLLQTQSATKYNPSVATNNLPAISLQETLQGGFPNTQSTQNLPSTSIPSGLPLPQQLPVHPYSQPTLPLGPFASLVGYPYLPQNYYLPSAAFQQAYSSNGPFHQSAAPAVPGAGMKYSMPQYKSSPPASSLHQPSSLSGYGGFGSAGNIPGNFSINQGASAPTTMGFDEALGTQFKDPNHYVALQQSDNSAMWLHGAAGSRAVSAVPPGNFYGFQGQSQQGGFRQTQQPSQYGGLGYPSFYQSQAGLPQEHPQNPTEGSLNNPQTAPTQPSHQLWQHSY, encoded by the exons atgagcggcggcggaggagggggagcGAGGGGAGCGGCGGGGCCGGTGCCGGCGTCCGCGAGGAAGCTGGTGCAGGGGCTGAAGGAGATCGTGAACCGCCCCGACGCGGAGATCTACGCGGCGCTGCGGGAGTGCGGCATGGACCCCGATGAGGCGGTCAGCCGCCTCCTCTCCCAAG ATACGTTTCAAGAGGTAAAGAGCAAGCGTGATAAGAAAAAGGAG GTTAAAGAAACACCTGAGCCAAGATCTCGAGGAGCAAGTAACTCAAACAGTAGAACCATCAGAGGTGGTGCAGACCGTACTGGACGAGGCAGTTCAGTTCAGTCTGGATCAAGTGGCGCTG ATTACATGACTTCAAGGTCATCGATATTGGGACCTTCTGCGCGAGCAACCAATTCCACACAGAAGCAATCAGTTCCAAG CTTCTCTGCAAACAAAGATGTGGTTCCTAATGGATCAGTTGGATCACCGCAATCATCTTCTGGATTTCAGCACAATTGGTGTGGGGTGCCAGGTCAGATGTCAATGGCTGATATAGTGAAAATGGGAAGGCCTCAAGTAAGGTCTTCTAGCAAGCCAGTGGCTGCAACAGATGCATCTTTTGCTGGTCAAAGCCAATCTTTGTCTAGCTCTTTTAACCAGAGCTCGAAACAATCTGCAAGCACAGACCTACCAACAACGTTTGACCAGGGATTTCCTGCTCTTCAAGACCCTATTCCTCAGAATGTGAATTCTAGTCATGCTTCTGCTGAAAACCACCAAACACATGAGAATGATTGGTTTCCACAGGATGAGCCAGCACCGGAAACTCAATCAACAAGCATTGAGACATCTGGTGACCCATCGCTATCTGTGGCATCATTAGACTCATCTATGTTGGTTGCTGATGCTTCTAACTCTCGAGAAAATTCTCACGCAGAAGAGAACAGCTCAACTGTAGTTAAATCAGCAATATTATCTGAGAGAAACTTGGAAATTCTTGAGGAGAACAATCAATTCAATGATGAATTATTGCAGAACTCAAGTACATACCAACCTGAAGTGCATTCCTATGTTGATGATGAAG TTGAGTTCTCCAATGTTGATGTAGAATCAGCGGCAGCAAAGTTTCAGCATCTAAGCGTACAGAATGAAGATATAGCTGCAACTGAGTCTGCTGAAGATATTCCTGCCGTTATACTTCCTGATCATCTACAAGTTGCAAGTGTAGACTGTGCGCATTTGAGCTTTGGAAGTTTTGAATCTGGTGCTTTTTCTGGGTTGCTTTCGTCAAATGTCCCTAAAAACGGTTTGGAGGAGGTGCCTATTGCAGATGAATCACCATCAGTTAATCAAATAGATGCCAG GAATCAAGATTACTACGACAATGGTGCTCTAAATTCTTCAGCAAATGAGGATGTTGAGACCAGAGTTGGTACTAACATGGAGAATATTGATGTACCTTCAGTTTCAGAGCCTGATGTACTGAGGCAGGGTGCCCTAGATGTGCCTGGTCTTCAATATAACCTGCCATCAGTCTCTAGTCATCCATATTCAAACACAACACAGCCAAGTGCAATGGATGACCCACAAGGAAACACACAAGCACAGAATCTTTCCCATTTTTCAAGCATACTG CAAGCAAATACTCTACCCAATAGCTTGCTGGGGTCAAATCTTACCCCTCTTCGGGATTTTGACTTTTCACAGTTGCTGCAAACACAGTCAGCTACAAAATACAACCCATCTGTAGCAACTAATAATTTGCCAGCAATCTCCTTGCAAGAG ACTTTACAAGGAGGCTTCCCCAACACTCAGTCTACGCAAAATCTTCCCAGTACGAGCATTCCGTCAGGGCTTCCTCTCCCTCAACAACTGCCTGTACATCCATACTCTCAGCCAACTCTACCCCTCGGGCCTTTTGCCAGCCTGGTTGGATATCCATACTTGCCTCAGAACTACTACCTACCATCAGCGGCCTTCCAGCAAGCGTACTCAAGTAATGGACCTTTCCATCAATCTGCTGCCCCTGCTGTACCTGGAGCTGGTATGAAATATTCGATGCCACAATACAAGAGCAGCCCTCCTGCTTCAAGCTTACATCAGCCATCATCACTCTCCGGTTATGGAGGGTTTGGAAGTGCCGGTAATATTCCTGGAAATTTCAGCATAAATCAGGGTGCCTCCGCTCCCACAACTATGGGGTTTGATGAAGCTTTAGGTACACAGTTCAAGGATCCCAATCACTACGTGGCTTTACAGCAG aGTGATAACTCAGCAATGTGGCTTCATGGAGCTGCTGGTTCAAGAGCGGTTTCAGCTGTTCCACCTGGCAACTTCTATGGTTTCCAGGGCCAGAGTCAGCAGGGTGGCTTTCGCCAGACCCAGCAGCCCTCTCAATACGGAGGTCTTGGGTACCCAAGCTTCTACCAGTCACAGGCCGGTCTGCCACAGGAGCACCCCCAGAACCCCACAGAGGGAAGCTTGAACAATCCACAGACAGCGCCGACCCAGCCATCACACCAGCTCTGGCAGCACAGCTACTAA
- the LOC133917752 gene encoding pterin-4-alpha-carbinolamine dehydratase 2, mitochondrial isoform X1, whose product MIRAATVLRSYVRQVRVNSASSWPLVSRNPPLLGRGRPYYQMDTKGQDEIKMFTARGSHGFPENQELAKKSCVPCSSKDLHPMPEDSAKKLLEQVNGWELTTEGGILKLHRAWKVKSFVKGLEVFQLVSAIAEEEGHHPDLHLVGWNNVKIDVWTHSVRGLTDNDFILAAKINHLNLEGILSKKVNVQNQK is encoded by the exons ATGATCCGTGCCGCAACCGTATTGAGATCCTACGTGCGCCAGGTGCGC GTGAATTCAGCCTCTAGCTGGCCTCTCGTTTCCAGGAACCCTCCGCTTCTTGGCCGTGGACg TCCTTATTATCAGATGGACACAAAAGGACAAGATGAAATTAAAATGTTCACTGCAAGAGGATCTCATGGTTTCCCTGAGAATCAAG AATTAGCAAAGAAAAGTTGTGTTCCATGCAGCTCTAAGGATCTACACCCCATGCCAGAAGATTCTGCTAAAAAACTGCTTGAACAG GTGAATGGTTGGGAATTGACAACTGAAGGTGGTATTCTGAAATTGCACAGAGCATGGAAGGTGAAGAGTTTTGTTAAAGGACTTGAGGTTTTTCAGCTTGTCTCTGCTATTGCTGAGGAAGAAG GTCACCATCCAGATCTTCATCTTGTTGGTTGGAATAACGTGAAAATTGATGTTTGGACTCACTCTGTCA GAGGTTTAACGGATAATGATTTCATCCTTGCTGCGAAGATCAATCATCTCAATTTAGAAGGCATTTTAAGCAAGAAAGTTAATGTCCAGAACCAGAAGTAG
- the LOC133917752 gene encoding pterin-4-alpha-carbinolamine dehydratase 2, mitochondrial isoform X2, whose protein sequence is MIRAATVLRSYVRQVNSASSWPLVSRNPPLLGRGRPYYQMDTKGQDEIKMFTARGSHGFPENQELAKKSCVPCSSKDLHPMPEDSAKKLLEQVNGWELTTEGGILKLHRAWKVKSFVKGLEVFQLVSAIAEEEGHHPDLHLVGWNNVKIDVWTHSVRGLTDNDFILAAKINHLNLEGILSKKVNVQNQK, encoded by the exons ATGATCCGTGCCGCAACCGTATTGAGATCCTACGTGCGCCAG GTGAATTCAGCCTCTAGCTGGCCTCTCGTTTCCAGGAACCCTCCGCTTCTTGGCCGTGGACg TCCTTATTATCAGATGGACACAAAAGGACAAGATGAAATTAAAATGTTCACTGCAAGAGGATCTCATGGTTTCCCTGAGAATCAAG AATTAGCAAAGAAAAGTTGTGTTCCATGCAGCTCTAAGGATCTACACCCCATGCCAGAAGATTCTGCTAAAAAACTGCTTGAACAG GTGAATGGTTGGGAATTGACAACTGAAGGTGGTATTCTGAAATTGCACAGAGCATGGAAGGTGAAGAGTTTTGTTAAAGGACTTGAGGTTTTTCAGCTTGTCTCTGCTATTGCTGAGGAAGAAG GTCACCATCCAGATCTTCATCTTGTTGGTTGGAATAACGTGAAAATTGATGTTTGGACTCACTCTGTCA GAGGTTTAACGGATAATGATTTCATCCTTGCTGCGAAGATCAATCATCTCAATTTAGAAGGCATTTTAAGCAAGAAAGTTAATGTCCAGAACCAGAAGTAG